The Periplaneta americana isolate PAMFEO1 chromosome 2, P.americana_PAMFEO1_priV1, whole genome shotgun sequence genome has a window encoding:
- the LOC138695292 gene encoding protein OPI10 homolog, whose protein sequence is MNMFGAIVCGRTVRLQSFEQVGEAQFVTTIHDADSISHIVVFLTGTIPFPQGMGGLVYFSWPEPCASPTWQLLGHLAEDKPSAIFKISSLKKAPLGSDDVGTNMNTFGGQLFSHKAQIGISVEPILQVQQQSAFITSQTTSNFMQFCQKMLENLLNYAASFGVTQAQMIPNPNETFIPLSVLHSWYNNFERKLQQNPNFWRRLT, encoded by the coding sequence ATGAATATGTTTGGAGCTATCGTTTGTGGAAGAACGGTACGCCTACAGAGTTTTGAACAAGTGGGAGAAGCACAATTTGTAACAACAATTCATGATGCAGACAGTATCAGTCACATCGTTGTGTTTCTTACTGGAACGATTCCATTTCCACAAGGCATGGGAGGCTTAGTCTATTTCAGTTGGCCCGAACCATGTGCTTCACCAACATGGCagctactaggtcatttagcagaGGACAAGCCTTCTGCAATCTTCAAAATAAGCAGCTTGAAGAAGGCACCACTTGGCAGTGATGATGTCGGAACTAACATGAATACATTTGGAGGGCAATTATTTTCGCATAAAGCTCAGATCGGCATTTCAGTGGAGCCTATTTTACAAGTGCAACAACAATCTGCTTTCATAACATCCCAGACTACCAGTAATTTTATGCAATTTTGCCAGAAAATGTTGGAGAACTTGTTGAATTATGCAGCTAGTTTCGGAGTTACTCAGGCTCAAATGATACCAAATCCAAATGAAACTTTTATCCCATTATCTGTTCTACATTCATGGTACAACAATTTCGAAAGAAAACTACAGCAGAATCCTAATTTCTGGCGTAGGCTTACTTGA